One Persicobacter psychrovividus DNA window includes the following coding sequences:
- a CDS encoding PD-(D/E)XK nuclease domain-containing protein, which produces MRHVHVGEFKIDSKTSNREVGYGQADIYFYPKDATNPKAWVLEFKKKNVDDKGDLPSLGDDALKQIHDYLDEIKVHGHINILCMGIAFEGEKVVCAF; this is translated from the coding sequence ATGCGCCACGTTCACGTAGGGGAATTCAAAATTGATAGCAAAACATCCAACCGGGAAGTTGGCTACGGACAAGCAGATATTTATTTTTACCCAAAAGATGCGACCAATCCAAAAGCTTGGGTGCTGGAATTCAAAAAGAAGAATGTCGATGATAAAGGAGACCTACCATCTCTTGGCGATGATGCCCTAAAGCAAATCCATGACTATCTCGATGAAATCAAAGTCCACGGACATATCAATATTTTGTGTATGGGGATTGCTTTTGAAGGTGAAAAGGTGGTTTGTGCTTTTTGA
- a CDS encoding DoxX family protein — protein MSIKTLSKIFYGATALFTVMMLMSAGMYIFKTDMVAQMLSSLGYPTYIIYPLALAKVLGIVAIWINHSQSLKEWAYAGFFFDFTLAIFAHLEVSDGQAGGAVLAMVLLLASYFTEKKVRAPQAVAQQEKELSKA, from the coding sequence ATGTCGATCAAAACCTTGTCAAAAATCTTCTATGGTGCCACAGCATTATTTACTGTCATGATGCTTATGTCTGCTGGCATGTATATTTTCAAAACTGATATGGTCGCACAAATGCTGTCCTCTCTGGGGTATCCGACCTACATTATCTATCCGCTCGCCCTTGCAAAAGTTCTGGGCATCGTTGCCATCTGGATCAACCATTCCCAGTCGCTTAAAGAATGGGCTTATGCAGGTTTCTTTTTCGATTTTACCTTGGCAATTTTTGCGCACCTTGAAGTGAGCGATGGTCAGGCGGGAGGAGCCGTTTTAGCGATGGTACTTTTGTTGGCGTCGTATTTTACCGAGAAAAAGGTAAGAGCGCCACAAGCTGTCGCTCAACAGGAAAAGGAATTGAGTAAAGCATGA
- a CDS encoding M1 family aminopeptidase, whose amino-acid sequence MFKLFFKQEVSAGLKRPMFYIFLFVYALIAFAAIATDSFAIGGATGENIYHNAPHIVVTISMICALINIIVCASYANNAALRDYENQFHEILFSTPINKRSYFWGRFLGAFTLAVLPLFGFFLGVVLSSIVSPVFGWVPADRIGPIPLVSFVYVLLMFFIPTCLMASSVTFTLSTRYKNTMTAFISIILLIVVNMLVDTLASDLNNTHLSDLLDIFGAAYHSGSKYFTPSDKNTIQFHLNQWIIYNRAIWLFVSGSIIGLGYQFFSFKNYSRGKKRLSKKQTVATNTTFRKPAIKLDFSSKNLWLQFRSTMRINVKMLIGSPMFLILLFLTVFILGFSLWQGFEYYGLQSYPLTYKMLEKISGILSMMFMLLTIFLSGELIHRDKAAHIHEVLSATRRNHIVDLAAKLTSILAMCAIIFFTQMAISIGYQLYHGFTQIKPLLYLQYFFLGRIPTAIFWVIVYMLIQRLITNKYLGYFISFLVISAVPLAMSFLKISTIMLDLGSIPGVFYSDISGYGPGMVTKLWMIAYWLLVAGMLFIVLCLFNVIPHGMTFKQRLIRAYQVFRKAYYQPFLICYGLFVVVAGWVFYNTQVINHYDSSKDAIEAQVHYEKAYKKYADYPKPMITDLTYHIDLFPHRRAVNITTDLRLENKGQSPIDTLMYTFNDDWNPVFDIPGAKQVLKDKDGFVMFRLDQPMLPGESKEIKISTNYAAKGFENAVSKLSILGNGTFFNNQEFLPIPGYADQVELQDKEKRKEHDLPERERTPVLDQQNLKARSKNYLSGNNSSWVNSETYISTSGDQTAIAPGSLVKSWKADGRNYYHYKVDHPSVNFASFLSARYEVKKELWKGISLEVYYHKGHGKNVDMMINALKNSIDYYSKNFAPYEHREARIIEFPRVSTFAQSFPGTMPYSESFGFVVNLENEGDNNIVEAVIAHEMAHQWWAHQEISAKMQGETMLTESFAEYSSLMVMKQHSDDNKMKSFLKYNKDQYLSGRALESKKEVPLYKVENQPYIHYRKGSMILFALQDYIGEQQVNRALHNFLLNYRYKEPPYPTSLDFLDELDKVVPDSLKYMVEDGFKKITLYDFRMKDAQVKKLPSGKYLVQMKIVAKKTYADSLGFDTPTPINDYIDVGCYSDTKGENLFHTERLKINQEQSELKMRVDKLPKKVEIDPRHLMIEKDVTDNSKTVSIP is encoded by the coding sequence ATGTTTAAGCTATTCTTCAAACAAGAAGTCAGCGCAGGATTGAAACGACCAATGTTTTATATATTCCTGTTTGTTTATGCCCTGATCGCTTTTGCGGCCATTGCAACGGACTCCTTCGCGATCGGCGGGGCTACTGGGGAAAATATCTACCATAATGCACCACATATTGTGGTTACCATTTCGATGATTTGCGCCCTGATTAATATTATTGTCTGTGCAAGCTATGCCAATAATGCTGCCTTGCGGGATTATGAAAATCAGTTTCACGAAATCCTTTTCTCCACCCCCATTAACAAAAGGTCCTACTTTTGGGGGCGCTTCCTTGGCGCTTTTACCCTTGCCGTGCTGCCATTATTTGGGTTTTTCCTCGGGGTGGTTTTATCGTCCATTGTCTCCCCTGTTTTCGGCTGGGTTCCTGCGGATAGAATCGGGCCTATTCCACTGGTATCCTTTGTGTATGTGTTGCTGATGTTTTTTATCCCTACCTGCCTGATGGCGAGTAGTGTCACCTTCACCCTGTCGACCCGATACAAAAACACCATGACCGCTTTCATCTCCATCATTTTACTGATTGTGGTGAACATGCTCGTGGACACCCTTGCAAGCGACCTCAACAACACCCATTTATCTGACCTTTTGGATATTTTTGGCGCAGCCTACCATAGCGGTTCGAAATATTTCACCCCGTCAGATAAAAATACGATCCAATTTCACCTCAACCAGTGGATAATTTACAACCGTGCCATTTGGCTGTTCGTTTCGGGATCAATCATCGGTCTGGGGTATCAATTCTTCAGTTTTAAAAATTACAGTCGAGGAAAAAAGCGCCTTTCAAAAAAGCAGACAGTGGCCACCAATACCACTTTCCGCAAGCCAGCCATCAAGCTTGATTTTTCATCCAAAAACCTGTGGCTGCAATTCCGCTCGACAATGCGCATCAATGTAAAAATGCTGATCGGCAGCCCAATGTTCCTGATTCTGCTTTTTCTGACGGTCTTCATTCTGGGCTTCAGCCTGTGGCAGGGCTTTGAATATTACGGTCTGCAATCTTATCCGCTCACCTATAAAATGCTGGAGAAAATTTCAGGCATCCTGAGCATGATGTTTATGCTGCTGACCATTTTCCTTTCTGGAGAGCTGATTCACCGCGATAAAGCGGCCCATATCCACGAGGTTTTATCCGCTACACGCCGAAACCATATTGTTGATCTTGCGGCCAAACTGACGAGCATTTTAGCCATGTGTGCGATCATCTTTTTCACACAAATGGCCATCAGTATTGGCTATCAGCTTTACCATGGCTTTACACAGATCAAGCCATTGCTTTACCTTCAGTATTTCTTTTTGGGAAGAATACCGACCGCCATTTTCTGGGTGATTGTTTATATGCTGATACAAAGACTGATCACCAATAAATACCTCGGCTATTTTATCAGCTTCCTCGTAATCTCGGCAGTACCACTGGCGATGAGCTTTTTGAAAATCAGCACCATTATGCTTGATTTAGGCTCAATTCCAGGCGTGTTTTACTCCGATATCAGTGGCTATGGGCCAGGTATGGTTACAAAACTATGGATGATCGCCTACTGGTTGCTGGTCGCAGGCATGCTCTTTATTGTGTTGTGCCTGTTTAATGTGATTCCGCATGGCATGACCTTTAAACAACGCCTGATACGTGCCTATCAGGTATTCCGAAAAGCCTATTATCAGCCATTTTTGATTTGTTATGGCCTGTTTGTAGTTGTGGCGGGCTGGGTGTTTTATAACACACAGGTGATCAATCATTATGACAGCTCAAAGGATGCTATTGAAGCGCAGGTACATTACGAAAAAGCCTACAAAAAATATGCTGATTACCCCAAGCCGATGATTACCGACTTGACGTATCATATTGATCTATTTCCACATCGCAGAGCGGTTAATATTACCACGGATCTCCGACTTGAAAACAAGGGTCAGTCCCCTATTGATACCCTGATGTACACCTTTAATGATGACTGGAATCCTGTGTTTGATATTCCAGGCGCCAAGCAGGTGCTCAAAGATAAAGATGGCTTTGTGATGTTCCGACTCGATCAGCCGATGCTACCTGGCGAAAGCAAGGAGATCAAAATTTCGACCAACTATGCGGCCAAAGGTTTTGAGAATGCGGTCAGTAAACTGAGTATTCTTGGCAATGGGACGTTTTTCAACAACCAGGAATTTTTACCGATTCCAGGCTATGCCGATCAGGTGGAGTTGCAAGACAAGGAAAAAAGAAAAGAGCACGACCTTCCTGAGCGGGAAAGGACGCCTGTTTTGGATCAGCAGAACCTGAAGGCGAGAAGCAAGAATTACCTTAGTGGAAATAATTCGTCGTGGGTGAATTCGGAAACCTATATTTCCACTTCTGGGGATCAGACGGCCATTGCGCCTGGCAGCCTGGTGAAGTCCTGGAAAGCCGACGGCAGAAATTATTACCATTATAAAGTGGATCACCCTTCGGTGAATTTCGCCTCTTTCCTTTCTGCCCGTTATGAGGTTAAAAAGGAACTTTGGAAGGGCATTTCCCTGGAGGTGTATTACCATAAAGGCCATGGAAAAAATGTGGACATGATGATTAATGCCCTGAAAAATTCCATTGATTATTACAGTAAAAATTTCGCTCCTTATGAGCATCGAGAGGCTCGAATTATTGAGTTTCCGCGGGTCTCCACCTTTGCGCAGTCGTTTCCTGGAACCATGCCCTACTCGGAATCCTTTGGCTTTGTGGTCAACCTTGAAAATGAAGGTGACAACAATATTGTGGAGGCGGTAATTGCCCATGAGATGGCACACCAATGGTGGGCTCATCAGGAAATTTCAGCAAAAATGCAGGGAGAAACCATGCTGACGGAATCCTTTGCGGAATATTCATCGCTGATGGTGATGAAACAGCACAGCGACGACAATAAGATGAAATCCTTCCTGAAGTACAATAAAGACCAATACCTTTCGGGTCGGGCGTTGGAAAGTAAAAAGGAAGTTCCGCTTTACAAAGTGGAAAATCAGCCTTATATCCATTACCGAAAAGGGAGTATGATTCTTTTTGCATTACAGGATTATATTGGTGAACAGCAGGTTAACCGTGCCTTGCATAACTTCCTGCTGAACTACCGCTATAAAGAGCCGCCATACCCTACTTCGCTCGATTTTCTCGACGAATTGGACAAAGTGGTTCCTGACTCACTGAAATATATGGTTGAAGATGGTTTTAAAAAAATCACCTTGTATGATTTCCGCATGAAGGACGCCCAGGTCAAAAAGTTGCCTTCTGGGAAATATTTGGTTCAGATGAAAATTGTAGCTAAAAAAACTTATGCTGACTCGCTGGGTTTTGATACACCAACACCTATCAATGATTATATAGATGTGGGCTGTTATAGCGACACGAAGGGGGAAAATCTCTTTCACACCGAAAGGCTGAAGATTAATCAGGAACAATCAGAGCTCAAGATGCGTGTCGATAAGTTACCGAAAAAAGTGGAAATTGATCCACGTCACTTAATGATTGAAAAGGATGTTACCGACAATAGTAAAACGGTAAGCATTCCATAA
- a CDS encoding GH92 family glycosyl hydrolase — protein sequence MLDFLFLRRMVRNFYLLFFILLCGSAQAENQYDSQSDIIRSVNPFIGTSNEGNNYPGAVVPWGMVMPTPHTENFREKAPNAPVYEHHDPYIYGFGTVNISGVGCPVAGSVPLKVAAGALDLSIENFQSTYSEQVAHPGYYSVYLEKHSIEAEMTATQRSARYRFAAKGQEQKFQLLLDLGANVSHKKGGAIQLNADGSVTGYQNDGQFCGAKSSTKIYYYFNVLTPGAVVQLYQDEQIVEGIQQIEGKRLGVAFTFETDNIDQVEVEVGVSFVSAENARENLKVEQGNKSFDEIVTAAQQSWQEVLGRVEIEGDKGEEKTIFYTALYHTLLLPHVISDVNGDYPKMADTETALNTQSKYTRYSTFSLWDTYRTLHPLMALFYPQQQRDMVVTMLEMYKESGWLPKWELFGNDTRVMVGDPAIPVIVDSYFKGIKDFDIEVAKSAFLKHGLQTENNLNRPGNDYYWQLGYCPEDDRHGDPKKFSFENGIVWGTVSTTMEYNLADYGIGQFLIDQGDKKMGKKFLKQSQSLMKLYDPENSFFHAKNKDGSWHEPFNPLDRTFDIRWENSGGRGFCEGSAWQYNFFAPHATSLLVKKMGEELFVSKLNSVFADGHFDITNEPDISYPYLFNYVKDGAKITQEKIPQIADKNFFNGPKGIPGNDDAGTLSAWLVFSYLGIYPDAPGVPVYQLTTPRFNKVTLHFDDYLYEGKTLTLKKNTDSPYFDQAVNANGKVFKNFEISHEELINSSELDFIKLPNH from the coding sequence ATGTTAGATTTTTTGTTCTTGAGAAGAATGGTACGAAACTTTTATTTACTTTTTTTTATACTTCTTTGCGGCAGTGCGCAGGCAGAGAATCAGTATGATTCACAGAGCGATATTATTCGCAGCGTGAATCCATTTATTGGTACATCCAACGAGGGGAATAATTACCCTGGTGCGGTGGTACCTTGGGGAATGGTAATGCCGACGCCTCATACTGAAAACTTCCGTGAGAAAGCACCTAATGCACCTGTTTATGAACATCACGATCCCTATATATATGGATTCGGCACCGTCAATATTTCAGGCGTTGGTTGCCCAGTGGCGGGTAGTGTTCCACTGAAGGTTGCTGCGGGAGCTTTGGACTTGAGTATTGAAAATTTTCAGTCAACTTACAGTGAGCAGGTGGCGCACCCAGGCTATTACAGTGTGTATTTGGAAAAGCATTCCATTGAGGCTGAAATGACCGCAACGCAGCGTTCTGCACGTTATCGTTTTGCGGCCAAGGGGCAGGAGCAAAAATTTCAGCTGTTGCTTGATTTGGGTGCAAATGTCAGCCACAAAAAAGGGGGCGCTATTCAGTTAAATGCTGATGGAAGTGTAACGGGGTATCAGAACGACGGGCAATTTTGCGGCGCGAAATCCTCCACTAAAATTTATTACTATTTCAATGTGCTGACCCCAGGGGCGGTTGTTCAGTTATATCAGGATGAGCAAATTGTTGAAGGGATTCAGCAGATCGAAGGCAAACGTCTTGGGGTTGCTTTTACTTTTGAAACTGATAATATCGACCAGGTTGAAGTAGAGGTTGGCGTTAGCTTTGTTTCTGCGGAAAATGCTCGCGAAAACCTGAAGGTAGAGCAAGGAAATAAATCATTTGATGAAATTGTAACGGCAGCGCAGCAATCCTGGCAGGAAGTTTTAGGACGCGTTGAGATTGAAGGCGATAAAGGAGAAGAAAAAACAATCTTCTATACGGCTTTATATCACACGCTTTTGTTGCCGCACGTTATCAGCGATGTTAATGGTGATTACCCAAAAATGGCCGACACCGAAACCGCTTTGAATACTCAGTCAAAGTACACCCGTTATAGCACATTTTCACTGTGGGATACTTACAGAACTTTACACCCGCTGATGGCTTTGTTTTATCCTCAGCAGCAAAGGGATATGGTGGTTACAATGTTGGAAATGTACAAAGAGTCTGGCTGGTTGCCTAAATGGGAGCTATTCGGAAACGATACCCGCGTTATGGTAGGGGACCCTGCAATTCCTGTCATTGTGGACAGCTATTTTAAAGGCATTAAAGATTTTGATATCGAGGTGGCTAAATCGGCCTTTCTGAAACACGGATTACAAACGGAAAATAACCTTAATCGCCCAGGGAATGACTATTACTGGCAATTGGGTTACTGCCCAGAGGATGACCGCCATGGAGATCCGAAAAAATTCAGCTTTGAAAATGGGATCGTCTGGGGAACGGTATCAACAACGATGGAATATAATTTGGCCGATTATGGGATTGGTCAATTCCTGATCGATCAGGGAGATAAAAAAATGGGGAAAAAGTTCCTGAAGCAAAGCCAGTCTTTGATGAAGTTATACGACCCTGAAAATTCTTTCTTCCACGCCAAAAATAAAGATGGCTCTTGGCACGAACCTTTTAATCCACTGGACAGAACCTTCGATATTCGATGGGAAAATAGCGGTGGACGCGGTTTTTGCGAAGGTTCTGCATGGCAATACAACTTTTTTGCCCCACATGCCACCAGTTTATTGGTGAAAAAAATGGGAGAGGAGCTTTTTGTGAGTAAGTTGAACTCGGTATTTGCCGATGGGCATTTTGATATTACCAATGAGCCCGACATCAGTTACCCTTACCTGTTCAATTATGTGAAAGATGGCGCGAAAATCACGCAGGAAAAAATCCCTCAAATCGCTGATAAAAACTTTTTCAATGGCCCAAAAGGTATTCCTGGAAATGATGACGCAGGAACCTTATCGGCTTGGTTGGTTTTCTCCTACCTCGGAATTTATCCCGACGCTCCAGGAGTACCTGTATATCAACTGACCACCCCAAGATTCAACAAAGTAACCCTTCATTTTGATGATTATCTCTATGAGGGAAAAACCTTGACACTGAAGAAAAACACCGATTCTCCATATTTTGATCAGGCGGTAAATGCCAATGGAAAGGTGTTCAAGAATTTTGAAATTAGCCATGAAGAACTCATCAATAGTTCCGAACTGGATTTTATAAAACTGCCTAATCATTAA
- a CDS encoding n-acetylglutamate synthase, with protein sequence MNYDQKFFRVSSNANNGEITTDTIFKYNQLGDILMGEYSGGMINRGQLIGKVDADGNINMRYQQINTKGELMTGECQSRPELLPNGKIRLHEKWQWTSGDYSSGTSILEEI encoded by the coding sequence ATGAACTACGACCAAAAATTTTTTCGGGTATCTTCCAACGCTAATAACGGCGAAATCACAACCGACACCATTTTTAAATACAACCAATTAGGTGATATATTGATGGGGGAATATTCGGGAGGGATGATCAACCGAGGTCAGTTGATTGGAAAGGTGGATGCTGATGGAAATATCAATATGCGGTATCAGCAGATAAATACAAAAGGTGAACTGATGACAGGGGAATGTCAGTCCCGACCAGAGCTCTTACCCAACGGGAAAATCCGCCTGCACGAAAAGTGGCAGTGGACTTCGGGGGATTATTCTTCGGGAACGTCAATATTGGAGGAAATATGA
- a CDS encoding GNAT family N-acetyltransferase yields the protein MSAAEPIKILPFAAPLKEDIKRLNYEWLEKFFVVEPADVVALSNPQEEIIDKGGMIFFAQMNGEVVGTVSLLKKSENIYEVGKMAVTESEQGQGIGRLLLEHCLKIAIEISVEKLILYSNRKLVTALRLYEKYGFVEVPMDTDLYARADIKMERSM from the coding sequence ATGAGCGCCGCCGAACCCATTAAAATTTTACCTTTTGCAGCGCCATTAAAAGAGGACATCAAGCGGCTGAACTACGAGTGGTTGGAGAAATTTTTTGTGGTGGAGCCTGCTGATGTTGTTGCGCTTTCAAACCCTCAGGAAGAAATCATTGATAAAGGTGGGATGATATTTTTTGCCCAAATGAATGGGGAGGTAGTTGGCACTGTGAGCCTGTTAAAGAAAAGCGAAAATATTTATGAAGTAGGAAAAATGGCGGTAACGGAGTCGGAACAAGGGCAGGGAATTGGCCGGTTGCTTTTGGAACACTGCCTGAAAATAGCAATAGAGATTTCTGTTGAGAAGTTGATTTTGTACTCAAACCGGAAGTTGGTGACTGCCTTGAGGCTATATGAAAAATATGGTTTCGTAGAAGTGCCGATGGATACCGATCTGTATGCTCGGGCGGATATTAAAATGGAAAGATCGATGTGA
- a CDS encoding ABC transporter ATP-binding protein, producing the protein MNKLIIKDLKKTYDNGVKALDGISLEINSGMFGLLGPNGAGKSSLMRTLASLQEADSGSIFLGDIDIMRDSLTLRKHLGYLPQEFGVYPRTTAEELLDHIAILKGITNKKERRELVGYLLNKVNLYEKKDKYVKGFSGGMKQRVGIAQALIGDPKLIIVDEPTAGLDPGERNRFHNLLSSVSDEVIVILSTHIVEDVRELCLNMAIMNQGKIVYKGAPQAAVDELQGKIYAKQISLKEVEEYQATYNVLSNKMVGGTPVIHILHNEDPQHGFEAIDAGLEDVFFAKLKDSNTTISNH; encoded by the coding sequence ATGAATAAACTTATCATTAAGGATTTAAAAAAAACCTACGACAATGGAGTCAAGGCCCTCGATGGCATTTCGCTTGAAATCAACAGCGGTATGTTTGGCCTTTTAGGACCCAATGGCGCAGGAAAATCATCCCTGATGCGAACCCTTGCCAGCCTGCAGGAAGCCGACAGCGGATCGATCTTTTTAGGCGATATTGATATCATGAGGGATAGCCTGACCCTTCGCAAACACCTCGGGTATTTACCTCAGGAATTTGGCGTTTATCCTCGAACGACGGCGGAAGAATTACTGGATCATATTGCGATTCTCAAAGGAATTACCAACAAAAAGGAACGACGGGAACTGGTGGGTTACCTACTGAACAAGGTCAATCTTTATGAGAAAAAAGATAAATATGTGAAAGGCTTCTCTGGCGGAATGAAACAGCGTGTGGGGATTGCCCAAGCCCTGATCGGTGACCCAAAACTGATTATTGTAGATGAGCCAACCGCTGGGCTTGATCCTGGGGAACGTAACCGATTCCATAACCTGTTATCTTCGGTGAGCGATGAGGTGATCGTGATTTTGTCTACTCATATTGTGGAGGATGTTCGTGAATTGTGCCTGAATATGGCCATTATGAATCAGGGTAAGATTGTTTACAAAGGAGCGCCACAGGCTGCTGTTGATGAACTTCAGGGCAAGATTTACGCCAAGCAAATCAGCCTGAAAGAGGTGGAAGAATACCAGGCCACTTACAATGTGCTTTCCAATAAAATGGTCGGCGGAACGCCCGTTATTCATATTCTGCACAACGAAGACCCACAGCATGGCTTTGAAGCCATTGACGCTGGACTTGAGGATGTCTTTTTTGCCAAACTCAAGGATTCCAACACCACCATTTCCAACCATTAA